Part of the Ctenopharyngodon idella isolate HZGC_01 chromosome 24, HZGC01, whole genome shotgun sequence genome, tacaaaaaaaacaaaaaacttaaggaCTTTTTCCAAAAATTGACAATTTAAGACAATGATCCAAatcttcaaaataaacaaataaaatgctgAACTGAAAGCAACACTCAACTCAATAACTTGGTTTACATTTGTGCTAAACTCCATTGGCATTAAGGATCTTCTTTTGCTGTAATGAACCTGTGTTCGGATTAACGTCAATTTCAGtgacaacacaaaataaaatcagaaagACAAGAAAATTAATGAAGATTCGAAAGAGCAGCATATTCAGATGAAGAACAGTCTTTTTTTGCACGCTTGTATATCTTGATTAGAAAATGTACCAGATGGCCTTTGCTTCTAGTGGGCAGGAGGTACgctcaaaaacttttttgtaatgAACTGAAATAGCAAAGCTGACAAGCATAATTGCATTAGATCTTTAAAAATCAGAGTGCATCTGGTGTGTGAACAAAATACGATACTGAAAGGTTCACCAAATGCCACATGGTATCAGTCGGCATCTGTATTAAGAccaaacgaaaaaaaaaaaaagagaagaatcTTCCTGTCAGTCCCCTGTGCATTTTGCATTAAttatgaatggccaaaacgaaACGCTACGAATCTGAATAAAATGTCACAGGTTTATTGGTTTACTTCAAATTACCTATAGCCCTCTAGATTGCTTTATAGATTAAATTATGCACTTCAAATGAGTCCACTTTGGCTCTTTCACCCAGCCTTACTCTCCCATTTGACTCCGAATACATTTACAGTGTCAAGCCAATGTCTGTCGGCTACTCACCGCCCCCACCCGCCCCGTCCAAGGTCATTGGTTTCTATAGTGACTGTCTCAGGCCATTCTGATTTCATAAATTAATTCATAATCTCAAGTCATTCCCCCTGCAGCCAAAGACTACAGCATGTGTAAAGCCAAAGATGGATGTATCATTCTCGGTCTGTAccgaaaataaataaaagtgactgAATACGATTTATAAGTTTAAAAAGAATTGCATAACTGCCTATAAAAAGACTGACAGCGCAGAATGTTGGAAGATAGAATATGGAGGGAAAAAAGAACTAGTGAGAGGAATCTACAGAATCTATAAAGACACACCTGTGGCATCTTTGGAAGCCTTAGATCTGACTTTGCCCTGTTATTTAGGGTTCTATGTCTGGCTTTTTAGACCATCCCAGAATGAATCCATTCAACTGTATCCATGGAGAGCACCAAGAAAAAATAGATTGCAATGGAAATGGTGCTATGTCAGTACCATCTCTATGCTTTTGCCATTCCAATCTGTCAACCTTTGAATAAAGGCCTACAGTCTTCGGCCCCCTGCCCATATAGCATTTGGCATAGAATGAGTGTGCTGCATCTGTGTATGAGTATTGGGAAACTCTAGTAGGGTATCAAGGATGAACTGCCACATGAAATTACCATGTTGTTTGCTATGTTAAAGAAGATGCAAAAACTGTTGAAGAACATAAAGCTTATTTTAAGCAGGAGATAcctcaaaatgcatttaaaagcaAGTGGGCCGACCCCAAATGCTAACTTAATCCATAAATCTTCTAGTCCGAGCACAGAAATTATTCAAAATTGCCCTGCATGCATCAAATAGACATGTGTTCCTGACATTTGGCCCGGTTTTAAATGGGAACATGTTTCCAGGGCTCTTTGTTCTAAATTTCAGAGTAGAGAAGCCAGGTATACATCTGCATATAATTTGTAGCAGccatccctgctgaaaaattaTCTGGTTTAAGCTTGTCTCCCAACCTGTCCAATTGAAAAAGTGcccaaaacccctctaaaactAGCCAACAGATGGGCCTGACCAGGCTTGGAGACCAACCAtgaccagcaaaccagcttaATCTGgtttaaaaaagcttatttttcagcaaGGGTAACTGAATAATGTGATATTGTCAAATATCACTAATTAAGGGGAGtcaaaaaatgaatcatttagaaTTAACGTGATCACAATTATGGTGTGGGAAGTTTCGTAATATGACAATCTATAACCTAATGTTTTAAGAGTATTGAcactaaaagtgaattttgaggTTTCAGACAGATGGACAGTTTCAGATTCAGCTGCAAATGACTTTGAATTGGGTCCACACATACAAAACAACAGATTTAAACAGAGTTTAAAAGCAAATTAGTAAACCAACAActcataaaataacattaaaaaacatggAGAAATAATTGCTGGAAAAATAATTGCTGATTACATCTTTTCTTGATTAAACCACAATAGTTATTTTCCTTAAATAAATAACTTCTGTTATGTAAAGACACTTTTGAAACTGTTGACGTACACTCAACTCCCAATGTCCTTTTCTACCCATTAACATCCTTCTTATACGTCTTGCATCGGTCTACTGTCTTTGTTTCGACAATCTTCAAAATCGATATGTCACATACTGTTCCTTAAGAGTTTTAGAggtcttttttttcttcgttTAATCCCCATTATGAAAAGCAGTTCAGATCTGGGTTTCTTGTACATTGTCTTTTGAGCTGGCCCGAATTAGCAAAGGTTCGTGGGCAGAGCTGTGTATAGAATTGATGGTGGAGGCATGGTTGTACATACTCTTGTAAGCAGTGTAATTCAGGTGATTCAGGTGCTCATGCTCCAGTGGGGGAAGGGCAAGGTGGCCCTCTATGGTAGGTCCACTCGTTACGCAATCCTCATCCACGTTGATAATCTCAATGGTTCGTGTCGGTGCGTGGTGGTTCTGCTGGTGATGCTGTTTGCGCATTTTATAAAAGATGATCAGCATGACGGCCGCCATAAGCGTGATGGCTACAAAGCAACCGATGATGATCTTAGTGGTCTTCATGACCTCATCCAAGGTGTTGAGGGAGCCGTCGATCAGGGCCGTGACAGGGATGGTGTAGGTCTTGTCGGTGGCCTTGGTGGACATTGGCGTCCGTGCTGTGGTGGTGGTAGTGGTGGTGAAGGAAGGTGGCAAGGTCTCCCAAATTCCAGAAGAAGGAGTGGGACCACCTTTCTGTTGTACCGTTGGGTGGCCCTCATCATGTGATGCTTCTGTGGTCTCGACGGTAACTGTAGTGAAGTAACTGAAGTTGCTGTTCTCTGTCGAGGACACATTGAGCGTAGCCGAGGCTGTTGTGTTGCCTGCTGAGTTGCTCACCATACAAGTGTACGTTCCAGTGTCCTGCATCGTGACATTGGTAAAGTTTAACGTCCCATCGTTGAGCACGGAAATGCGTACCTTGTACGCCCCGTGAGTCATGATAGACCCATTGGGCGTGATCCAGCTGACTGAGGTCAAAGAATTTGCTCGACATTTCAGTTCTGCTGCCATTCCCTCAGTCACGTTCAGGTCCGCTGGTGGCTCCACGATCACCGGTGCATAACAATGGAAATAGTTCTGGTCGAGTTCGCCAATGTAGCGCCCTTTGTGGCTAGTAGGTGACGCACAGCGGGCACAGCAACTGGTATTGGCCGGCACCATTTCCTTTAGCCACCAGCTGAGCCAGAGGATGTCACAGTTGCAATTCCAGGGGTTGTGGTGCAAGTGTACCCTCTCCAAGTGGTGTAGTGGGGTGAAGAGGTCATGAGGCAGGAGGGTAAGGTTATTGTGGGCCAAATTGAGCTCCACAAGGGACTGAAGATCATCAAAGGCATTTCTCTCGATCGTCTGGATCTGCGCATGCATCATCCACAGTTTCTGTAAGTGGACGAGGCCTTTGAAAGACCCTGGCCTAATTATAGAGAGCTGGTTTCCTGACATCTCCAACTCATCCAAACGAACAAGAGGAATGAGGTTGGGGATCTCTTTCAAGTTGCACATGCCCAGGTTCAGGTACCGCAAGTTGCTTAGGCCTTCAAAGGCACCTTCTGAGATATAAGAGAGCCTTTTCAACTCGCCCAAGTCTAGCCTTCGCAGCGATGGTACACGGTTGAAGGCATAAGAGGGTATACTCTCAATAGGGTTATTCCTCAACCAAAGCTCCTTAAGTTTGGACAGGTACTCGAAAGCCCCATTGGGGATTGTGGTTAAACGGTTATCGAAGAGCTCCAGAGTGTTGAGGTTGGCCAGCCCATTGAAAGCTCCGATTTCAATGTTGCGGATATGGTTTTTGCTGAGCTGCAGGATCTCCAGGTGCCTCAGATGCTTGAAGCTGTCAACCTTAATCACCTGGATGAGGTTCTCCTGAAGGTTCAGGTACCTTGTGTTGGTGGAAATACCATCAGGTACATCTCGAAGGCCACGTCGCGTACAAATGACCTTGCTGAACTGGTTGCTACAAGAGCAGACGGAGGGGCAGGTCTGCGCTCGCACCAGGCCAGCCACCACCAGAAGCTGCAGGGCCAGTGACAGCACGAACAATGGGTCGGACAGGGCCCGGTTCCACCTAGGACCTCTCATCGTCTGCTGCATCAGGGAGGAGGTCATCTTGTTTATCATTCATAATTCGCTGACAGGTTCTCCACTCTTTGGGAAGGGTTTTATTAGgccaaactgcaaaaaaaagagagagaaagaattaCTGTAGACAACACTGACTGACACCAGTCAATGCTAATACAGAGagatacaaaatataaaacatactgaATGGTCAATCTTATTGAGTTTTAGTTGCTTATTTGCACATACTATTTAGTGCCGGATTCACTAAATTAATTGTGCAAATTAGCCAAAAATACTGCAATAAAAGCTGTGCTGCAGCCAATTTGCATGCTGCAAATCTCCACCAAAAAGTGtctaata contains:
- the lrrc4ca gene encoding leucine rich repeat containing 4C, genome duplicate a; this encodes MINKMTSSLMQQTMRGPRWNRALSDPLFVLSLALQLLVVAGLVRAQTCPSVCSCSNQFSKVICTRRGLRDVPDGISTNTRYLNLQENLIQVIKVDSFKHLRHLEILQLSKNHIRNIEIGAFNGLANLNTLELFDNRLTTIPNGAFEYLSKLKELWLRNNPIESIPSYAFNRVPSLRRLDLGELKRLSYISEGAFEGLSNLRYLNLGMCNLKEIPNLIPLVRLDELEMSGNQLSIIRPGSFKGLVHLQKLWMMHAQIQTIERNAFDDLQSLVELNLAHNNLTLLPHDLFTPLHHLERVHLHHNPWNCNCDILWLSWWLKEMVPANTSCCARCASPTSHKGRYIGELDQNYFHCYAPVIVEPPADLNVTEGMAAELKCRANSLTSVSWITPNGSIMTHGAYKVRISVLNDGTLNFTNVTMQDTGTYTCMVSNSAGNTTASATLNVSSTENSNFSYFTTVTVETTEASHDEGHPTVQQKGGPTPSSGIWETLPPSFTTTTTTTARTPMSTKATDKTYTIPVTALIDGSLNTLDEVMKTTKIIIGCFVAITLMAAVMLIIFYKMRKQHHQQNHHAPTRTIEIINVDEDCVTSGPTIEGHLALPPLEHEHLNHLNYTAYKSMYNHASTINSIHSSAHEPLLIRASSKDNVQETQI